A single window of Desulfonatronovibrio hydrogenovorans DSM 9292 DNA harbors:
- a CDS encoding sulfurtransferase TusA family protein, whose protein sequence is MAYKVDARGLACPQPVLLTMEAIKTTGEPEIEILVDNQASRENVSRAAASQGWTVTESDQSGEDFRLLIKK, encoded by the coding sequence ATGGCATATAAAGTCGACGCCCGCGGCCTGGCCTGTCCCCAGCCAGTGCTTTTGACAATGGAAGCAATTAAAACTACAGGTGAGCCTGAAATTGAGATTCTGGTGGATAACCAGGCAAGCCGGGAAAATGTCAGCCGGGCTGCCGCATCCCAAGGCTGGACCGTGACTGAATCCGACCAGTCCGGAGAGGATTTCAGGCTGCTGATCAAAAAATAA
- a CDS encoding transcription antitermination factor NusB, whose protein sequence is MPSPDPRLSVLRAVWHCLAGPADLQEALDRELQAVVDARDRGLITEMAYGYLRCKGRIDFKLGLFLDKPEKLPFKLRILLGLAAYELHFLDRVPDYATVSRAVELAKQFFGPRMSGLVNAVLRKIKGLDMHSIKEFAGDDPDELLLWSRFYSCPLWIVRMWKKTYGRELCLKYLRQGLEKPPLGIRELRPEAGVSIPDSQVMLRMGRSILVNPEWPGLNEFLARGGGAVQSFAGQQALHELGMTSWTGPVWDMCAGSGGKTLLMLDHGLEVYSSDVSLKRLKNLSRFRTAYGRSAKVFRASGIFPPLKNKPGTILVDAPCTGLGVLSRRPDIKWKRRPGDVKRLVQIQTGLLDSAARSIQMPGRVVYLTCTLSRLENQGQVDGFLARHKDFVLERIFETETGLELNESFFGAVFKRIS, encoded by the coding sequence ATGCCTTCTCCAGATCCAAGGTTGTCAGTTTTAAGAGCAGTCTGGCATTGCCTGGCCGGACCGGCAGACCTGCAGGAAGCCCTTGACCGGGAATTACAGGCTGTTGTTGATGCCAGGGACAGAGGATTGATAACTGAAATGGCTTACGGGTATTTACGCTGCAAAGGCCGAATCGATTTCAAGCTGGGTCTTTTTCTGGACAAGCCGGAAAAACTTCCGTTCAAGCTGCGGATTCTTTTGGGGCTGGCTGCTTACGAACTTCATTTTCTGGACAGGGTTCCGGATTACGCAACCGTTTCCAGGGCTGTTGAACTGGCAAAGCAGTTCTTTGGACCCAGGATGTCCGGTCTGGTCAATGCTGTTCTGCGCAAGATCAAAGGTCTGGACATGCATTCCATTAAGGAGTTTGCAGGTGATGACCCTGATGAGCTGCTTTTATGGTCCAGATTTTATTCCTGCCCGTTGTGGATTGTCCGGATGTGGAAAAAGACCTATGGAAGAGAACTCTGCCTGAAGTATTTACGTCAGGGTCTGGAAAAGCCTCCCTTGGGAATCAGAGAGCTTCGGCCTGAGGCCGGGGTGTCCATCCCTGACAGCCAGGTGATGCTTCGGATGGGCAGAAGCATTCTGGTCAACCCGGAGTGGCCCGGGCTCAATGAATTCCTGGCCAGAGGGGGAGGAGCGGTTCAGAGTTTTGCTGGCCAGCAGGCCCTGCATGAACTGGGAATGACCAGCTGGACTGGTCCAGTCTGGGATATGTGTGCCGGCAGCGGTGGAAAGACCCTCCTGATGCTGGACCATGGCTTGGAGGTCTATTCAAGCGATGTCAGCCTGAAACGTTTGAAAAACCTCAGTCGGTTCAGAACGGCCTATGGCAGATCTGCCAAGGTCTTCAGGGCCTCGGGAATATTTCCTCCGTTAAAAAATAAGCCAGGAACCATTCTTGTTGATGCCCCCTGCACTGGGCTGGGAGTATTGAGCCGCAGACCTGATATCAAGTGGAAAAGAAGGCCTGGGGATGTTAAGCGATTGGTCCAGATTCAGACCGGACTGCTTGACAGTGCTGCCCGGAGCATACAGATGCCCGGCCGGGTGGTTTATCTGACCTGCACCCTGAGCAGACTTGAAAACCAGGGCCAGGTTGATGGTTTTTTAGCCAGGCACAAAGATTTTGTTTTGGAAAGAATTTTTGAGACTGAGACCGGACTTGAACTCAATGAATCCTTTTTTGGTGCGGTTTTTAAACGGATATCCTAA
- the def gene encoding peptide deformylase, giving the protein MSRKLVTYPEEILSRKAEPVAEINDYIRDLAGDMAEIMYQNRGIGLAAPQVGEGLRLITVDLSGPDKRDDLMVLVNPEIIDSQGESESEEGCLSVVGYKSSVCRAEKIRVRALDLKNNQVILDADDLLATCLQHEIDHLDGILFIDRISRLKRKMYDKKLSRWIKTKKD; this is encoded by the coding sequence ATGTCCAGAAAATTAGTCACCTATCCAGAGGAGATCCTTAGCCGCAAGGCCGAGCCTGTGGCAGAAATCAACGACTACATAAGGGATCTGGCTGGAGATATGGCCGAAATCATGTACCAAAACCGGGGCATTGGTTTGGCCGCACCCCAGGTCGGCGAGGGACTCAGGTTGATAACGGTTGATCTCAGCGGACCAGATAAGAGGGATGACCTGATGGTCCTGGTCAACCCGGAAATAATCGACAGCCAGGGAGAGTCGGAAAGTGAGGAGGGCTGTCTCAGTGTTGTGGGCTACAAGTCTTCGGTCTGCCGGGCTGAAAAGATCAGAGTCAGAGCCCTGGATCTGAAGAACAACCAGGTCATCCTGGATGCCGACGATCTGCTGGCCACCTGTCTTCAGCATGAAATTGATCATTTGGACGGGATCCTTTTCATTGACCGGATCAGCCGGTTGAAGCGGAAAATGTATGACAAAAAGCTTTCAAGATGGATAAAAACCAAAAAAGACTAG
- the aspS gene encoding aspartate--tRNA ligase has protein sequence MEESRTELQVKPLGWWVRTHNCCELTLENNEQQVCLMGWVQYRRDHGGLIFIDLRDRHGLTQVVFTPDSSAEALEEAHGLRSEYVMAIKGIVRARPKDMINPNLKTGQIEVAVTEFRLLNRSKTPPFIIEDRVDVAESLRLKYRYLDLRRPSMARNLEFRSKAVQTVRSFLHENEFLEVETPVLTKSTPEGARDFLVPSRLNQGQFYALPQSPQLFKQLLMCSGLDRYYQVVRCFRDEDLRADRQPEFTQIDLEMSFVDEEGVMSLAESLVSDLFKKVMDIDLETPFTRISYAQAIADYGLDKPDIRFDLKLRDVTHIVKGSEFRLFAEAQLVKALVIPAGSVLSRKEIDDYTEFVKIYGAKGLAWIKIKDNEWQSPIAKFLSPEERTALSAELELQTGDIVFFQAGAPDMVNTALGFLRVKLGERFDMIPKDVFAPLWVTDFPLLEWDEEEKRWMARHHPFTAPRDGHIDLLKTDPGQALARAYDLVLNGHEVGGGSVRIHNTRDQQAMFNALGIEHEEAGSKFGFLLQALEYGAPPHGGLAFGLDRLIMLMTSSSSIRDVIAFPKTQKAACVMTEAPSQVSTGQLRELGLKLREKPGQG, from the coding sequence ATGGAAGAATCAAGGACCGAATTGCAGGTTAAGCCTCTGGGCTGGTGGGTCAGGACTCATAACTGCTGTGAACTGACTCTGGAGAATAATGAGCAGCAGGTTTGTCTCATGGGCTGGGTCCAGTACCGGCGGGACCATGGCGGGCTTATTTTCATCGACCTGCGGGATCGACATGGCTTGACTCAGGTGGTCTTCACCCCGGATTCCAGTGCTGAGGCCCTGGAAGAGGCGCATGGGCTGCGTTCTGAATATGTCATGGCTATCAAGGGAATAGTTCGGGCCAGGCCCAAGGACATGATCAACCCTAATCTGAAAACCGGTCAGATAGAGGTGGCTGTAACCGAATTCAGACTCCTGAACCGTTCCAAAACCCCCCCGTTTATTATTGAAGACAGGGTGGATGTTGCTGAGAGCCTTCGCCTCAAGTATCGCTATCTGGATCTGAGACGTCCTTCCATGGCCAGAAACCTTGAGTTTCGGAGCAAGGCGGTCCAGACAGTGAGAAGCTTTCTTCATGAAAACGAGTTCCTTGAAGTTGAAACCCCGGTGCTGACCAAAAGCACTCCAGAAGGAGCCAGGGATTTTCTGGTCCCCAGTCGACTCAACCAGGGACAGTTCTATGCTTTGCCGCAATCGCCCCAGCTTTTCAAGCAGCTTTTAATGTGTTCAGGTCTTGACCGCTATTATCAAGTGGTCAGATGTTTCAGAGATGAGGATCTCCGGGCTGACAGACAGCCCGAATTCACCCAGATTGATCTGGAGATGTCCTTTGTTGACGAGGAAGGGGTCATGTCTCTGGCCGAAAGCTTAGTCTCAGACCTGTTTAAAAAAGTCATGGATATTGACCTGGAGACCCCGTTTACCAGAATCAGCTATGCCCAGGCCATTGCTGATTACGGTCTTGATAAGCCTGATATCAGGTTTGATCTGAAGCTCAGGGATGTCACCCATATTGTCAAGGGATCAGAATTCAGGCTGTTTGCAGAAGCCCAGCTGGTCAAGGCCCTGGTCATACCGGCAGGGAGTGTTCTGTCCAGGAAAGAAATTGATGATTACACTGAATTTGTCAAAATCTACGGTGCCAAGGGGCTGGCCTGGATTAAGATCAAGGATAACGAGTGGCAGTCACCCATAGCCAAATTTTTAAGCCCTGAGGAGCGCACAGCCCTGAGCGCCGAACTGGAGCTGCAGACTGGAGATATCGTATTCTTCCAGGCTGGAGCGCCTGACATGGTCAATACAGCTCTAGGCTTTTTAAGAGTTAAACTTGGTGAACGTTTTGACATGATTCCTAAGGATGTTTTTGCCCCATTGTGGGTCACGGATTTCCCCCTGCTTGAATGGGACGAAGAGGAAAAAAGATGGATGGCCAGACACCATCCCTTTACCGCACCCAGAGATGGGCACATTGATCTGCTCAAGACCGATCCCGGCCAGGCCCTGGCCAGGGCCTATGATTTGGTGTTGAATGGACACGAGGTGGGCGGGGGATCAGTGAGGATCCACAATACCCGGGATCAGCAGGCCATGTTCAACGCCCTGGGCATTGAACATGAAGAGGCCGGCAGCAAGTTCGGGTTTCTGCTTCAGGCCCTGGAGTACGGGGCTCCTCCCCACGGCGGTCTTGCCTTTGGTCTGGACAGACTTATCATGCTTATGACCAGTTCTTCATCCATAAGAGATGTGATTGCTTTCCCCAAAACTCAGAAAGCAGCCTGTGTAATGACTGAGGCTCCGTCTCAGGTTTCCACTGGCCAGCTTCGGGAACTGGGCTTGAAGCTCCGGGAAAAACCCGGACAGGGATGA
- a CDS encoding DUF116 domain-containing protein codes for MSQQEEIFLEKEIESSFVARKRLFIGLITTTSVLVCLILVLLWLIPFLGLANIHPAAPWVLGGVIFLAIAFVAWASLALVLNILLKRRILFSGKIRGMSIRIFLPLMTIIGRMLGIPKQKIRSSFIKVNNELVLSENRKYSPDRVLMLMPHCLQKSVCSRRLTYDVHNCKRCGECAIAGLLDLSREFGVHLAIATGGTIARRIVVNLRPKIILAVACERDLASGIQDTYPIPVYGVLNDRPMGPCLDTQVALEHVRRALDLFVSRDEQPSGSPGP; via the coding sequence ATGTCCCAGCAAGAAGAAATATTTCTGGAAAAGGAGATCGAGTCTTCTTTTGTGGCCAGGAAAAGACTCTTTATTGGTCTTATTACCACCACGTCGGTCCTGGTTTGCCTGATCCTTGTCCTGTTGTGGCTGATCCCTTTTCTGGGTCTGGCCAATATCCATCCTGCAGCCCCCTGGGTTCTGGGCGGGGTCATTTTCCTGGCCATTGCTTTTGTTGCCTGGGCCTCCCTGGCCCTGGTCCTGAATATCCTGCTTAAGCGCAGAATCCTTTTTTCAGGGAAGATCAGGGGGATGAGTATCAGGATATTCCTGCCTCTGATGACCATCATCGGCCGGATGCTGGGCATACCCAAGCAGAAAATCAGATCATCCTTTATCAAGGTCAATAACGAACTGGTACTTTCGGAAAACCGCAAGTACTCTCCTGACCGGGTTTTGATGCTCATGCCCCACTGTCTGCAGAAAAGCGTCTGCAGCAGGAGGCTCACCTATGACGTGCATAACTGCAAAAGATGCGGTGAGTGCGCCATTGCCGGACTTCTTGATTTGAGCCGGGAGTTCGGGGTCCATCTGGCCATAGCCACGGGCGGGACCATAGCCAGGAGGATCGTGGTCAATCTTCGGCCAAAGATAATCCTGGCCGTGGCCTGTGAGCGGGATCTGGCCAGTGGAATCCAGGATACCTACCCCATTCCGGTCTACGGGGTTTTAAATGACCGGCCCATGGGACCCTGCCTGGACACCCAGGTGGCTTTGGAGCATGTGCGCAGGGCTCTGGACCTTTTTGTCAGCAGAGATGAACAGCCTTCTGGTTCACCAGGACCTTGA
- the yedE gene encoding YedE family putative selenium transporter, whose amino-acid sequence MTRKNVFATLGGIIAVGAIIGVLAPILQKLGNPANMGICVACMERDIAGAIGLHRAAVVQYLRPEILGFVLGALVAALMFKEFKPSGGSAPMTRFVLGIIAMITALVFLGCPWRAILRLAGGDGNAILGLAGLAAGVWIGTLFFKKGYNLGRSYKQSTATGLMLPLIMLGLLALRLIFPPAEGADKSGILFYSLQGPGAAYAPLAVSLAAGLGIGFLAQRSRFCTMGAIRDLILFRQVHLMAGFLALLVMAFAVNLVLGQFNAGFENQPVAHTLHFWNFAGMLVAGLAFALAGGCPGRQLFMSGEGNSDAGVFVMGMIVGAALAHNWGLASSPAGLGPHGAVATIIGLAVCLWIGFANLKKA is encoded by the coding sequence ATGACCAGGAAAAATGTTTTTGCCACGCTGGGGGGAATAATTGCAGTGGGGGCCATCATCGGAGTGCTGGCACCCATTCTGCAGAAACTCGGCAATCCGGCCAATATGGGCATCTGTGTTGCCTGTATGGAACGAGACATTGCCGGAGCCATTGGACTGCACCGGGCTGCTGTTGTCCAGTATCTCCGTCCGGAGATACTGGGCTTTGTCCTTGGGGCCCTTGTTGCCGCTCTCATGTTCAAGGAGTTCAAACCATCCGGGGGATCAGCACCCATGACCAGATTTGTTCTGGGCATAATTGCCATGATCACCGCCCTGGTCTTTCTGGGATGTCCGTGGCGGGCCATCCTTCGTCTGGCTGGTGGGGATGGAAACGCCATCCTGGGTCTGGCTGGTCTGGCAGCTGGTGTCTGGATTGGGACTCTGTTTTTTAAAAAAGGGTACAATCTTGGTCGCAGCTATAAGCAGTCAACTGCCACCGGCCTGATGCTGCCCCTGATCATGCTGGGTCTTCTGGCTTTAAGGCTTATCTTTCCGCCTGCTGAAGGCGCGGACAAGAGCGGGATTCTGTTTTATTCCCTGCAGGGACCAGGAGCTGCCTATGCACCCCTGGCCGTATCCCTTGCTGCTGGACTGGGTATCGGATTTCTGGCTCAGCGCAGTCGGTTCTGCACCATGGGAGCCATCAGGGATCTGATTCTTTTCAGGCAGGTCCATCTCATGGCAGGATTTTTGGCCCTTCTGGTGATGGCCTTTGCTGTCAATCTGGTTCTGGGGCAATTTAATGCCGGTTTTGAGAATCAGCCCGTGGCCCACACTCTTCATTTCTGGAATTTTGCCGGGATGCTGGTGGCTGGCTTGGCCTTTGCCCTTGCCGGAGGTTGTCCTGGAAGACAATTGTTCATGTCCGGCGAAGGAAACAGCGATGCCGGGGTATTTGTCATGGGGATGATTGTTGGTGCGGCCCTGGCCCACAATTGGGGCCTGGCCAGCTCACCTGCAGGTCTGGGGCCGCACGGTGCTGTTGCCACGATCATTGGGCTGGCTGTTTGTTTGTGGATTGGCTTTGCCAATCTGAAAAAGGCCTGA
- the fmt gene encoding methionyl-tRNA formyltransferase, with protein MDKNQKRLVFMGTPDFARIILEHVLNWSGGRVVAVYTQPDRPCGRGQRPKASPVKLLALEKGIEVLQPAGFKDPADINTLESFKPDYMLVAAYGLILPQQVLDAARLMPLNVHASLLPRYRGAAPIQRAIMNGEVVTGISIMRMTRGLDSGPVILQRAMGIGISDTAGSLHDELARMGGQMLIEAMEGLETGNLALMDQNEPMATYAPKLTKNEGSIDWDQPVKEIHDRIRALFPWPGSYFDWPGPGQKMIRLQIYPGKIGPEKPEGVLPGTIMKEKDGFLPIACRDGFYLVPRIKPGGGREMDAKSFECGFLSKCDG; from the coding sequence ATGGATAAAAACCAAAAAAGACTAGTATTCATGGGTACTCCGGATTTTGCCCGGATCATCCTGGAGCATGTCCTGAACTGGTCCGGGGGCAGGGTCGTGGCGGTTTACACCCAGCCTGACCGGCCCTGTGGCCGGGGCCAGAGGCCCAAGGCCTCTCCAGTGAAACTGCTGGCCCTGGAAAAGGGGATAGAGGTCCTTCAGCCAGCCGGTTTCAAGGATCCGGCTGACATTAACACCCTTGAATCATTCAAACCGGACTATATGCTGGTGGCTGCCTATGGACTTATCCTGCCCCAGCAGGTCCTGGATGCTGCCAGACTGATGCCCTTGAATGTTCATGCCTCTCTTTTGCCCAGATACCGGGGTGCTGCTCCTATTCAAAGGGCCATTATGAACGGGGAAGTAGTGACTGGAATAAGTATCATGCGCATGACCCGGGGGCTTGACAGTGGACCAGTTATCCTGCAGCGGGCCATGGGGATCGGGATATCGGACACAGCCGGATCCCTTCATGACGAACTTGCCCGGATGGGTGGTCAAATGCTGATTGAAGCCATGGAAGGTCTGGAGACTGGAAATCTGGCCCTCATGGACCAAAACGAGCCCATGGCCACGTACGCTCCCAAGCTGACCAAGAATGAAGGCTCGATTGACTGGGACCAGCCCGTCAAAGAGATACATGACCGGATAAGGGCCCTTTTTCCGTGGCCTGGCTCCTATTTTGACTGGCCTGGTCCCGGGCAAAAAATGATCAGGCTTCAAATATATCCCGGAAAGATCGGGCCGGAAAAACCTGAAGGTGTTCTGCCTGGAACCATTATGAAGGAAAAGGACGGTTTTTTGCCCATTGCCTGCAGGGACGGATTTTATCTTGTGCCCAGGATCAAGCCGGGCGGAGGACGGGAAATGGATGCCAAAAGCTTTGAATGTGGTTTTCTGAGCAAGTGTGACGGGTAA
- a CDS encoding dihydrolipoyl dehydrogenase family protein produces MNNYDVIVIGAGPAGGACAAECARSGLQVAMVEDYGFGGTCPLRGCNPKKVLTGAAEIVALAQGLTGKGLDRASTIIWEDLAKFRDEFVKGKKDKIERAYQDLGIDTYSGRARFVDNYRIRVSSEILQGSYFVLATGIKPALLSFPGHELLSTSDDFLIMNTLPGQICFIGGGFISFELASVAALAGARVSIVHRGPRVLKQFDFDLTSGLVKAMEDAGVKIHLNADLESVHRKDGQYAVNFRKNGQQSSIKADMVVHGAGRTPDVEGLNLELTGVELSSRGITVDRHMQSTSNKRFFAVGDVADTPYALTPTGDLEGKVAAANILKSGSTACDYLGVPRVVFTSPPLCAVGLLEEQALEKKITLEKVHLDMSDWFSWTHLGQRHGACKILLDKDRKVIVGAHVLGMGAEELANMFALAIRLELPVEKIKQVLLAYPTKGYYFKKMLG; encoded by the coding sequence ATGAACAATTATGATGTGATCGTCATTGGAGCAGGCCCGGCTGGCGGAGCCTGTGCTGCAGAATGTGCCAGATCCGGGCTCCAGGTGGCCATGGTTGAAGACTACGGTTTTGGCGGGACCTGCCCCTTGCGGGGCTGCAATCCCAAAAAAGTCCTGACCGGGGCTGCAGAAATCGTGGCTCTGGCCCAGGGCCTGACAGGCAAGGGCCTGGACCGGGCATCAACCATCATCTGGGAAGATCTGGCCAAATTCAGAGACGAGTTCGTCAAGGGGAAAAAAGACAAAATTGAAAGGGCCTACCAGGACCTTGGAATTGATACTTATAGCGGCAGGGCCAGATTTGTGGACAATTACCGGATCAGGGTGTCGTCTGAAATACTGCAGGGGTCATACTTTGTCCTGGCAACAGGCATCAAGCCGGCCCTGTTGAGTTTCCCAGGGCATGAGCTTTTATCCACCAGTGACGACTTTCTGATCATGAACACCCTTCCCGGACAGATATGTTTCATCGGCGGTGGCTTTATTTCCTTTGAACTGGCTTCTGTGGCAGCCCTGGCCGGAGCCCGGGTCAGCATTGTGCACCGGGGACCAAGGGTGCTCAAGCAGTTTGATTTTGACCTGACCTCCGGGCTGGTCAAGGCCATGGAAGATGCCGGCGTAAAAATCCATCTCAATGCAGACCTGGAGTCCGTGCACAGAAAAGACGGCCAGTATGCTGTAAATTTCCGGAAAAATGGCCAGCAATCATCCATCAAAGCAGACATGGTGGTTCACGGAGCAGGACGGACCCCTGATGTTGAAGGGCTGAACCTGGAGCTGACCGGGGTTGAACTCTCCAGCAGGGGAATTACAGTGGACAGACACATGCAGAGCACAAGCAACAAGAGGTTTTTCGCTGTGGGAGACGTGGCTGACACCCCCTATGCCCTGACTCCCACAGGAGACCTGGAGGGAAAAGTTGCTGCTGCCAATATCCTTAAATCAGGCAGCACTGCCTGCGACTACCTGGGAGTACCCAGAGTGGTGTTCACTTCTCCCCCTCTCTGCGCTGTCGGTCTTTTGGAAGAGCAGGCTTTGGAGAAAAAAATCACCCTGGAAAAAGTACACCTGGACATGTCGGACTGGTTTTCCTGGACCCATCTGGGTCAAAGGCACGGGGCATGCAAGATCCTTCTGGACAAGGACAGAAAGGTGATTGTTGGCGCCCATGTCCTGGGCATGGGTGCTGAAGAACTGGCCAATATGTTCGCTTTGGCCATACGCCTTGAACTGCCGGTGGAAAAAATAAAACAGGTCCTTCTGGCCTATCCCACCAAAGGCTACTACTTCAAAAAGATGCTGGGCTGA
- a CDS encoding TIGR03960 family B12-binding radical SAM protein, whose product MKELLPFLPKPSHYLGNEINSIHKDKAHVAVHLGLAFPDRYEVGMSYLGQKLLYKQINDQPDFWAERIFAPSMDAARILKEHNLPLCTLESDTPLMDLDILAFSLTHELCYTNILFMLDLAGIPLRSAERSDQHPLVIAGGGAVFNAEPVADFFDLMVLGDGEELLVIIAEAVKQAREAGSGRNELLARLKDFPGVYIPSFFRPVPQGKPIPVFNNYQRVFKALVNDLNQVDFPTSQVLPFGKIVHDRLSVEIARGCTRGCRFCQAGIIYRPVRERKVPDLVDIINNGLKGTGLEELSFLSLSTGDFSALERLFLETFAGCQSRQVSISLPSLRVGSVSERLMQLMARIRRTHVTLAPEAGTQRLRDVINKGIHEDELLSHTQALFRLGWNGAKLYFMLGLPTETLEDIKGIRDLCLKVLETGKHGPRRIQVTASISLFVPKPQTPFQWESQMGLEEAREKISYLRELFRPHKKLSLKWHDPEMSLLEGVFSRGGRELSRVVESAWRKGQVFTSWSDHFSLEPWLEILKQEELDPEIYLRSRTQDQALPWDHLDSGVSRKYLASERSRALETKITRDCRYHTCRSCGVCDRKNNPSRLQGPGRTRVDNILNLEHRDQEGQNKAVDFEQQELFAKNFHYRIWYEKTGLSVYLSQLELQSLLERAMRRCDLPLSFSRGFRPMPLISFGQALSVGIASLAEWFNVFLRQAEPEKKIIDGLNMNLPNGLKVLRVEELSLGRKQAQARLEEFRVEFRPDRQDVSELQKIWSDFVKSDLFMVEKQGKKKVTNRDIRGLVKSSQWQGHVLELTFSWEKEYLSPLFVIQRVFQDLGPDGFTMTKTRQII is encoded by the coding sequence ATGAAAGAACTGCTTCCTTTTCTACCAAAACCCAGTCATTACCTGGGCAACGAGATAAACTCCATTCACAAGGATAAGGCCCATGTAGCTGTCCATCTTGGTCTGGCATTTCCGGACCGGTATGAAGTCGGCATGTCCTATCTGGGACAGAAATTACTTTACAAACAGATCAATGACCAGCCGGACTTCTGGGCTGAACGGATTTTTGCCCCGTCAATGGATGCGGCCCGGATACTCAAGGAACACAACCTTCCCCTGTGTACCCTGGAATCAGATACTCCGCTCATGGATCTGGACATCCTGGCCTTCAGCCTGACCCATGAACTCTGCTACACCAATATTTTGTTCATGCTCGATCTGGCAGGGATTCCTCTAAGGTCGGCTGAAAGGAGTGATCAGCACCCCTTGGTGATCGCTGGTGGAGGGGCTGTATTTAATGCCGAACCAGTGGCGGATTTTTTTGATCTCATGGTCCTGGGTGATGGTGAGGAACTGCTGGTCATTATAGCAGAGGCGGTGAAGCAGGCCAGGGAGGCGGGATCTGGAAGGAATGAGCTGCTGGCCAGGCTCAAGGACTTTCCCGGGGTTTATATCCCGTCTTTTTTCAGGCCTGTTCCCCAGGGAAAGCCCATCCCGGTATTTAATAACTACCAGAGGGTTTTTAAGGCCTTAGTCAATGACTTGAATCAGGTGGACTTTCCCACCAGTCAGGTACTTCCCTTTGGCAAGATCGTTCATGACCGGTTAAGCGTTGAAATAGCCCGGGGCTGTACCCGGGGATGCAGGTTCTGCCAGGCAGGGATCATTTACCGGCCGGTAAGAGAAAGAAAAGTTCCAGATCTTGTAGATATAATTAATAATGGACTGAAAGGTACCGGACTGGAGGAGCTGTCTTTTCTTTCCTTAAGTACCGGTGACTTTTCTGCTCTGGAACGACTTTTTCTGGAAACCTTTGCCGGATGTCAGAGCAGGCAGGTGTCTATTTCCCTGCCTTCCCTGCGGGTGGGATCGGTTAGTGAAAGACTTATGCAGCTTATGGCCCGCATCAGACGGACCCATGTTACCCTGGCCCCGGAAGCCGGAACCCAGCGTCTGCGGGATGTCATCAACAAGGGAATCCATGAGGATGAGCTTTTAAGCCATACCCAGGCCCTTTTCAGGCTGGGCTGGAACGGGGCTAAACTGTATTTCATGCTCGGTTTGCCTACAGAAACCCTGGAGGACATAAAGGGGATCAGGGACCTGTGCCTCAAGGTTCTGGAAACCGGAAAGCATGGTCCCAGGAGGATTCAGGTTACTGCCTCAATTTCCCTGTTTGTGCCTAAACCCCAGACCCCGTTTCAATGGGAAAGCCAGATGGGCCTGGAAGAGGCCAGGGAAAAAATCAGCTATTTAAGAGAGCTTTTCCGGCCTCACAAAAAACTGAGCCTGAAGTGGCACGATCCAGAAATGAGTCTGTTGGAAGGGGTATTTTCCAGGGGTGGGCGGGAACTTTCCCGGGTAGTTGAATCAGCCTGGAGAAAGGGACAGGTTTTTACAAGCTGGTCGGATCATTTCAGCCTTGAGCCATGGCTGGAGATCCTGAAACAGGAAGAACTTGACCCAGAAATTTATCTGCGGTCCAGGACACAGGACCAGGCTTTGCCCTGGGATCACCTTGATTCCGGAGTGAGCAGGAAATACCTTGCCTCTGAAAGAAGCAGGGCCCTTGAGACTAAAATTACCAGGGACTGCCGTTACCACACCTGCCGCAGCTGCGGGGTGTGCGATAGGAAAAACAACCCTTCAAGACTGCAGGGACCGGGCAGGACCCGGGTAGACAACATCCTGAACCTTGAGCACAGAGACCAGGAGGGACAGAACAAGGCGGTTGATTTTGAGCAACAAGAGCTCTTTGCCAAGAATTTTCATTACCGGATCTGGTATGAAAAAACCGGGCTGTCGGTATATTTGAGCCAGCTGGAGCTGCAATCCCTGCTGGAAAGGGCAATGCGCAGGTGCGACCTCCCCCTGTCTTTTTCCAGGGGATTCAGGCCCATGCCCTTGATATCTTTTGGTCAGGCCCTTTCCGTAGGTATTGCCAGCCTGGCCGAGTGGTTTAATGTGTTCCTGCGCCAGGCTGAACCGGAAAAAAAGATAATAGACGGTTTGAATATGAATCTTCCCAACGGGTTGAAAGTCTTGAGGGTGGAGGAATTGAGCCTTGGCCGCAAACAGGCCCAAGCCAGGCTGGAAGAGTTCAGAGTAGAATTTCGTCCAGACAGGCAGGATGTTTCAGAGCTGCAGAAAATCTGGTCGGACTTTGTCAAGAGTGATCTGTTCATGGTGGAAAAACAGGGCAAGAAAAAAGTGACCAATAGAGATATCCGAGGGCTGGTCAAAAGCTCCCAGTGGCAGGGTCATGTCCTTGAGCTGACTTTTTCCTGGGAAAAAGAGTATTTAAGCCCTTTATTTGTGATCCAGAGGGTTTTTCAGGATCTTGGCCCTGATGGATTTACCATGACCAAGACCAGGCAGATCATCTGA